The Lactuca sativa cultivar Salinas chromosome 2, Lsat_Salinas_v11, whole genome shotgun sequence genome includes the window atgttgttatttactATGTAGTTGGAGAATCTTCTACCAATGTCCAACAATTCAGAGAATACTATGAAACTTATAGAAGGGAACGAGGGTAGCGGTGATGACGACACGTCGTACtagtttttatcttttattagagATTGTAGTACGACAAAAATTTATAggaattttgttatttattttggtgtatGTATGGTATTATAAAACTTGAATGTTATGTAATCGTTTTTCTGCATTTAACGTATCGGTTTTTCTGCATTTAACGTTATTATGTATCGGTTTTTTGACAACTGAAAATGActgcttttaaaaaaaaattaaaaaagccAATAGCGGCGACATTATCATTAGCGGCGACGCGTATCATTAGCGGCAACGCGTATCATTAGCGGCGACAGTGAACATTAGCGGCAACTTTTTGAGCAATAGCGATAAATTAGTAGCGGCGACTCAATAGCAGGGACGTGTCGCCGGTAAAGGTATTAGCGGCGACTTTCGCGAGCAATAGCGGCGATTCTGCATATTTGTGTTAACACAAATATGGGGAATCCATTGCAATTTGCAAGAAAAATCCAcaattccaatttatgaaaagtATGTCCAACCCATCTAAATTAATTTATGTAGTTCTGAAAAGAATAAGAAACAAAGAGAAGTTAATGTAAAAGATTATTAACTATTTTTTCATTGATGCATTTTATCGAACACATATAGGTCACGACAGAATAATATCAGGTAGATTAGGTAGATTAGTGCCTGCTGTAAATGGAATATCTAACTTTTTTAGCATCAATGTTTCCATGTAAAAACAATCCAAATTCAACTTAGTAAATAATTTAAACAATGATTTAGCGATTTGAATATATACGTTTAGAATAGTGTATAAATACTTAACCATGTTTTGAGGTGATGTTGACCAATTTACATGTTCGATGCAAGGGGCACCTCTTTAGataaatattaatttatttattttacttattaaaatttataaaataatgACTTATTTATCAGTAAATGAGTCAAAAGTCCTAGAATCCCCAAATTAGAATGTGTGAAACGAACAAATAAGTATCAATTTTGATTCAAGTAACAGTAACATCACAACTTCTACAAAATACaaggaaataaaaacatataGAAAACTAATTAATGTAGAGAAAGTTTGAATTGAAAAACTAACCAAAATGATGATATGTCGCCGCCAACTTGGGTAAGAACCAGATACATGAAACGTGTAAGGATTGTTCGTTTGTATATTCATCCAAGAAAAGAAAATAACATAAAAAGGAAACAAAATCAACTCTCACGTTTTGAATACGCGatgtgtaacagctcaaattttatATAGATACTAGTGAATTTAAACGGACCATGCTGAGCACGGCCCACAAAGGGTAATTTTGGAATTTTCAAAATGACGTGTAACGTATAGTCTTACAAGGTTTCAGATGAGTTAAGTTTCGTTTATTTACATGTGTGAGTGGTTTTATTCTATTTTTGTAGTGGTGTTGTGGTTTTTGTTTGTCTTGATGATGTATATTGAAGTATGGAACGATTTTGTGTAATTGTTGTCTTGTAATATATCTATTTTTTCCTGATATTTATATCGTTACATAGGTTATAACCAACTTATAAAGGGTATACGGTCATTTCTTTTGCTTGTAGTCTTTCGAAAATCTAAGTAGGTTGttattttaaacataaattttaagtaggttgttattttaaacataaattttaagCACTTGTATATTGCACATTAGTCtgttattttataaaattgaaatttttttctaAACTATTTGATGATATTTGTATGTGATAGATAAAGTTTACATACTCCTAAAACATTTGATGATACTTGTCTACCTGACAATGTGCATACTTGTTTAGATATTGATATTAAAGATTCTAcaaaaaaagataaaatgatGATAACCTTGGAACATTGACAAATCTAGATACAAGAGTGCACCTATATCAACGGAAATGTGTTTCTGAAAAGTTCATGGTACTTTCTAGAATTTAACATCATTTGTATTTTATTGAAAATGTGTTAAATAGCATTGCACTTTGTTaagattcatttttttttgttgactATTTCTGGTAGAACACATGCTATTTTtacaattttaaaacataaatggaATTATATTTATCAAGATTATCTATAATAGCATTGTACTCGGTAAAAAATCACTTTTTCTGAAGTTTTGAATGTTTCGAGAAATGGCATTATCTTGAATGGAATTTAAcatcataaataacataatactaataaaaaaatcttGTAAAAGGCACTGTGCTTTGTCTAAATTCACACTTTTGGAATACTTTTACTGTTTCTAGAAAATTATGGTATCAATTCTATTGGTGGCAATAGAAAGATAAATAGGATATGAAATTATCAAGTTATAAGTCACCATAAAAGTTCCTCTACGGCTAAGCAGCCAAAAATGCTTCATTTGCCAAGTTTTTTGTAGCTCTTGTTGGACATTCATGAAACTGCAAAGTATTAGGTGGGACCAACTTCATTAAAATGATATGGTTAAATCCTCATGTACAATGCTAACTATTTAAAACCAAATGTGGATCCAACATAAATAACGTGACCAAAAATCCAAAGTACAATGCCTTGataataataaatgaaattttAGTGAACAATACAACCGTTCTGCATTTCTTATTTCTTTATAATTGAATTCAACGAGTAACTTGTTCCATCTGCCATTGACCAAGCAAGAGTTGTTATTACTTCAAGATTCTAGATTATTAGAAACTCGCAAGtagttttttataaataatatttattaatttaaattcacattttttataaattataaattaaacaGGAAAGCAAAGGGAAATGACGTTGGGAGaggagggtaaaatagtcattttacttcaagcaaggaccaaaagtgttataaAACCCCCAACAAGGACCAGAACTTTAAAAAGAATAAGGAATGATCACTTCTATAAccaattcaacaaaaaaaaaataactattATTTTGTGAAAGAGCTATTCCATTCCATCCATCAAAACAAACATTCAAATGGAATAGATCATTCCACTCCTTCCGTTATTTTATCATACAAAACACTACCAAAAACTTACCGCTCAAGAGATTTTACCTTTTTTTCATTATTCTATAGCTTCATATTCGTTACTTGGAGGGTACTTTGGTAAACTTGAGGGATCACAAGGTAGTTTCCTGGTTGTCAAGAATTGtattaaacataaaaataatCTTCTGGCTCACAAACATCAATGAAAAGACAATGCGAGAACAAGACGGATTGGTTCATGCTACATACAAAGATAAGTTTAAGTACGTTGCTAATTTTTTGCGAGAAGATATCAGAAAAGACCACAATTTATCAAGAATAGAGAATATAAGTATGATTGTCACACAAAGTTGTCATGCAATGTTTTAATGGAAAGCTTCAATGGTGAACATGCAGATCTGCCAAGAATCAAACTTTCTTgcctttagtttttttttttttttttttttttttttttttttttttttttttttgctggtAGAACAACATTGTATTTATGATTTGCAATGTTTATTCAGTTTCTTTCATGTGTCTATAGATAAATTTAGTAAAAAGAATTAATGAAGTTCCACTTTGACTTGACAAAAATTcttaatttagctaataaattgTTGCAAAACCACCTTGTACTACTTGACTACATAACTCGACTCATAATAATACCTatgtttttattggattatttgcCAAACCAAGGGTCACGATTGAAAGTAACGTATCTCCGACGGATCACCGGTGGTTATCTTTAGCGATGTCGGTAATAGCGACGATAATGAGGTTTTGGTGGCGACATCAAGCGCGTCTACTCtggtgtcgccgctattgcttATGTCGTCCCAAAAAGCGTCGTCCCTAATACTCCGAATTCTTATTGTGAGGTAAAATAACAAGCCAAGAGATTTAAGGTATGAATCGAACGAGCGACAAGCATAACATGTAGGAATACATGTTATGCAAATTGAAAGAACGACTTCCTGGTGGAAGGTATGATCTTAAGATAAGATAAGTTGATCATCATTCCTATGAAAGGATTGGTGATGAGAATGTAAGGATTATAGTTAAAGACGACAGTACATAGTGGACATACAAGGGGGTTAAAGCCCAAAGTACTCATAAGATAAAAGTATGATTAATAGAAAGGAAGCTGGACATAAAGTCTAAGAAGGCAATGAATAAGTGTAAAGGTTTTAAGTAAAAGATAAGCCTGATAAAGTAAGAACCGGAGTAGAGATACCTTGACACTCATTATGGAGAAGTTTAAGAAATGAATTTAATTATCTAAGTATAGATGCAAGGAAGATAGTAAACTATATAATTATAACAAGATAACCGACCTAGGATCATCTTTGATTGTGGATCTAAGAAATTATTTTAGGTGGTATAAACAGTAAAGGTTactaatgaattattataaaaagaaagttgtagttcttctgggaagattctgtggatataaagttcatcaaaTCATAATTTGTGTGAGAAAGTTGTGGCCGTTCATAAATTAAGCTGCTATTCGAGAGAAAGTCAGAAAATCGAAAAATCGCAAAGCGCCTTTTAACGTCTTTTTCGCGTCTTACACATCATCATGCCATTCCAACAGTGGTAACCGTGTGATCCGAAGAAAGCCGGTTAACCGGTCAGAATGCAAGAAATTAAAATTATTATGACTTAAATGTAatagaaaaatatatatacagtgtcaaaattgcaaaaaaaaaaaaaaaaaaagaaacgctaataacttttgtgtcattttccTAAGAGCATTGGATGTGGGCAACAAGGTGCAACACCAAGTTGTGTCACTTCACATGCCACATAAGCAAATGGTGTTATAACACAAAGTGGGGAAATGAGCAACAATATGCAACACCaactttttgaaaataaatatttttattttttgtatttattttttactattttgtttttttgtttactttttttaggcttttgttttttttttctttttgcgtttttttaataactaatatatttttttttttctttttgcttttGTTTTTTCTTCTAATGGAGTTTCAAACTACACAGAGGTTAAACTTAATTTAACTTTTGTTATTATATCGTTTCCCTTcatttatattattgtttatacAATTTGAAGTTTGAACTTAACCAATTATATCATCTTCTATGCAGGGTTCCTTCTTCTGGGTGTCTTTGGTTAGTGAGAACTTGTTATCTGTCATAGATGTGGCCCCACTCAGTTTAGTTAGAAGCTATATAGATGATTCTTCAATTGGTATGTCAAAAGTTACTTACTTTATGTTTCTATTTGGCTTGTAAGTTGTAACTTCAAGTTGTTATGCTAACCATTGTTTCATATATTGACAACTATTTAAGAGTATCAAAGAAGATAGATTCTTGCTACAACTGTTGAAAGGTCTACGAACCAGTTGATTGCTTTAGTACTAAAAGAAATTCCAAGATTAACCCTTAGATTCTTTCCATTTTTCGATCCATCCCCTTTTCCACATAATCCACCCCCTGCAGCTGTTGCAAATCCATTTCTTTTCACTGATGCTAAGTATGGGTAAGTTACAAGCTGTTAAAATCATTTTTGTTCATCATTGGTTTTCAAATGTGCATGTAATTTCCTAAAACAATATATTTTGTTATGGATGCCATAATTTATTGTCTTCTGTTCTTTCTGGATTTGTTTTAATTGGTTGATGTATGAAGGTTTTTAGCTCGTGGGTTAATGGAGTATAATACAAACACTTTCTACCCTACAAAACTCTACATCAGGCAAGTTTCTATTTTTCTTAATTTCTTTTTACTGTCAGTATCAAAAGTGATGATTTTCTTATCATCGTATCGCCTCTCACATTGTGAGGGTTCATCAAAAGCATGAAAATGATGTTGCTCCTGCCTTCACCACTGTACAACTCAAGTGTTACATTTAAGTTGCCAACTCTAAAAAGCCAAAGGTCTGTATGATTTTCTTATCATCTTATCATCTTATCTTTTCTAACATGTTGTCAATTTTAATGCAGCTAAGTGCAGAAGCAAGAAATTTTTTGGTTGATTCTTATGTTGCTCTTCCTAGAGGAGATACAACTCCAAGAAGTAGAGTTGCATATAGCATGACAGTTAGACAGTTAGAGGCTCTAATCAGACTTTTAGAGGCAATTTCCAGGTGTCACCTCGATGATGAGGTAAAGAAAAATTAACAGAAACCAGTTATGTGATGTCCTGTCTTGGTCTTTGCATCCTTTTGTAGCAAACAAACACCTTTTTAAGTGTTTTGCAATTTTTAATGATTTGCAGAGAAGGAGTTTCTTGTTTCATCTTTTTAAGTGTtacaaaaaattgtaatttttatcCTCTTGTCAAACATATACAAAATGTTTTCTCATGTCCTAGTTTCCTCTTTTGTGACTTATGTGCTAAGTTAGCTCCAAATTGTGTGTATTCTATTTCAGGTTCACCCTCGCCATGTTAAATTAGCAACAAGACTTCTAAAAACTTCAGTAATCAGGCAtgttttgtttattaatttttgtAGAATAGTAATAGCTTGCAAACATATGTATCACTAATTATGTATGGAACCTGTAGTGTGGAGTCAACTGAGATTGATTTGACCGAGTTCCAAGAAGAGAATCAAGAAGAAGGCGATGTTGAACCTCAGATAGCAGATGTTGATGCAGATTCCAATAACGACCAACCAGGTTGCTATTTTGCTCTAGAGAAGATGGCTACAAACTAGAAATGTTAGTTTACTTGAATTATGTTTATTTGAATATTAAATCATAAATTTACATTCTCACTGGAAAATATATGCTTGAATGTTGTTTAATTTGTCAACTTACTACTTAATTTCTCACTGTATGCAGGTTTTTCATGCAAGATAGATGGTGCAGAGGTAGTTTACCATCTTCTTGCAGCTGCTAAAGATACCTGTAATATGGAAACATGACTCTTTTAAAAACTACTTCTGATGATATAAAGTTGATCATATTATATCTTTTATCCGTGTTCTATGTGGTGTGAATATcaattaaattttgacattttcttttgttttctcAATAAAGTTCAAAACGGAAGACAAAAAGCTTGTGAAAGATCAAAATCTTCATAAGAATTTGATCTCTGATGAACGAACGAAAAGAAGTCAGCTGAAACTACAAATGGCTTTTGATGGGCAGGAAAGAGATATGAAGGTATGATCTATATTGTAATTCAGATTCTATCACTTTTATTATGTAATCTCTTAAGTCTTAATACCCATTATTCGTTATGCATGCAGAGATCTTGGGAGCCAAGTGATAAAGCTGATCTTCACTTTGTCTACAAAGATGTTGAAGGAGCATCAACTCAATGGGATGATATTCAAAGAAAACTCAGGAACTTACCTCCCAAACCCTCTGCCTTCAAACCCGATCCCTTCACTCCTGTAGAAGATGAAGATTCCAAACCTAAAACCAAATCTCGGATTGATAACAAGACAGAAGAACTCAAAGATTTAGAAGATGATCTTAATGATAGTTGTTTCCTCGAAGAATACAGGTACTTTCAACTCCCTCAATCCTAATCTCATTTTATGAGGATATTAAACTTCATGTGATATTTTCATGGTTTcattttcttttgtgttcttgaagGAGAAAGAGGTTAGCAGAGATGAAGGAAACAGTGGAAGATTGAGCTCGGTAAGTTCAGGCAGCATCTATGGTGGCCCGGGCAACATCTATTTCAATATTGATTGTGTGAAAGTCATCTACTAAAGCAAGGTTGGTGTAAGAGTTGATGATGAGAACATTGTTCCAAGACCTTCACTAAGTTATGATGatgtcccttaatagcaatgtagtattaggttatatagttagcgatgattatttgtatttgacattttagtgcaatgaattatctttcttatttattgtattttattttgtattttgtatgacattaacttttgtgcaatggattgtcttttttgtatatggtattttattttatattatgagacatgacaggcaaatttaatttgaaaattagtaaaataaataatctttttaaaaaatgaaaataaaatttacgatacgcataaatgtgtgtcatcttcatttatgacatggcctttcttgacagcggtTTTAATCatatgcattgcgtgtcgtaaatgcacgttgtaaatgcgcgtcgtctctc containing:
- the LOC128125903 gene encoding uncharacterized protein LOC128125903, with amino-acid sequence MAFDGQERDMKRSWEPSDKADLHFVYKDVEGASTQWDDIQRKLRNLPPKPSAFKPDPFTPVEDEDSKPKTKSRIDNKTEELKDLEDDLNDSCFLEEYRRKRLAEMKETVED